A genome region from Streptomyces xanthophaeus includes the following:
- a CDS encoding type 1 glutamine amidotransferase domain-containing protein, with product MSRKILVIVSEHGYWAEELIGPVSKFDERGYEVVFATPTGKRAHALPPSLDANYIDPPLGRSVTTEENARLGREFEQSSRLDSPLDIEAWVPERPYTSDEGYLPKLEQYHRDLDKLDADIAGYDAILIVGGSGPIVDLANNERVHALILAFRKASKVVAAECYGVACLAFARDWGDRRSIIWGKHVTGHCKEYDYKDGTGFLGTDFNMGPPPYPLEYILRDATGPRGAYHGNFGKPVSVIVDFPFVTGRSTPDSYLTGQKIVEVLEDGLTRYGW from the coding sequence GTGAGCAGAAAGATTCTGGTCATTGTCTCCGAACACGGTTACTGGGCCGAGGAACTGATAGGCCCCGTATCGAAGTTCGACGAGCGGGGCTACGAGGTCGTATTCGCCACGCCGACCGGAAAGCGTGCACACGCTCTTCCGCCGAGCCTCGACGCGAACTACATCGATCCCCCGCTGGGACGTTCGGTGACCACCGAGGAGAACGCCCGGCTGGGACGGGAGTTCGAGCAGTCGAGCCGGCTGGACTCGCCGCTCGACATCGAGGCGTGGGTCCCCGAGCGTCCGTACACGAGCGACGAGGGCTATCTGCCCAAGCTGGAGCAGTACCACCGTGATCTCGACAAACTCGACGCCGACATCGCCGGGTACGACGCGATCCTCATCGTCGGCGGCAGCGGCCCGATCGTCGACCTCGCCAACAACGAGCGCGTGCACGCCCTGATCCTGGCCTTCCGGAAGGCCAGCAAGGTCGTCGCCGCCGAGTGCTACGGCGTCGCCTGCCTGGCCTTCGCCCGGGACTGGGGCGACCGCAGGAGCATCATCTGGGGCAAGCACGTGACCGGCCACTGCAAGGAGTACGACTACAAGGACGGCACCGGATTCCTCGGTACCGACTTCAACATGGGGCCGCCGCCGTATCCGCTGGAATACATCCTGCGCGACGCGACGGGCCCGCGCGGCGCGTACCACGGGAACTTCGGCAAGCCGGTGTCGGTCATCGTCGATTTCCCCTTCGTCACCGGACGTTCCACCCCCGACTCATATCTCACGGGGCAGAAGATCGTGGAAGTCCTGGAGGACGGTCTCACCCGATACGGCTGGTGA
- a CDS encoding thiamine pyrophosphate-binding protein, with translation MEATPGRERLIEQFKADGLNVMFGNPGTVEQGFLDAVDAAEDFHYILALQETVAAGIADGYARATGGAALLQLHSGVGLGNGIGMLYQSLRGHTPLVVVAGDAGVRYDAMDAQMASDLVAMAKPVTKYATRVTDRHSVLRTIRRAVKIALTPPRGPVFVALPMDVLDELNSEPVLPSTEVLTDVSPSPASVGRAAELLASAERPVVLVGDGVALSGAQNELVAVAELLGADVYEVDSSEVNIAASHPLRRGQTGHMFGPHSKELVGDADGVLIVGTYVFPEVFPELESPFRAGAKVVHIDLNAYEIAKNHPVDLGLAADPKQALRALAGVLERILGPQRRAAAAARLDVRTRERVREVREARSATDDGTPMAVFLKTLAERTGGDLIVFDEALTTSPLVTRYLPAERPGDYHLTRGGSLGVGFPGAVGAKLARPERLVVGFAGDGGSMYTYQALWTAARHGIDAKFVVCNNRKYRLLDDNIAQYWRERDIPEHGFPGSFDLSHPEIDFAGLARSLGAGGMRVEKPDEAVAAVGRMLSHPGPFLVDVQI, from the coding sequence ATGGAAGCCACTCCCGGACGGGAAAGGCTGATCGAGCAGTTCAAGGCCGACGGTCTGAATGTGATGTTCGGAAATCCGGGGACGGTGGAACAGGGATTCCTCGACGCGGTGGACGCGGCGGAGGACTTCCACTACATCCTCGCCCTCCAGGAGACCGTGGCCGCCGGCATCGCCGACGGGTACGCCCGGGCGACCGGCGGCGCGGCCCTGCTCCAGCTGCACTCCGGCGTCGGCCTGGGCAACGGCATCGGCATGCTCTACCAGTCGCTGCGCGGCCACACCCCGCTCGTCGTGGTCGCCGGCGACGCAGGGGTGCGGTACGACGCCATGGACGCGCAGATGGCCTCCGACCTGGTGGCCATGGCCAAGCCGGTGACCAAGTACGCGACCCGGGTCACCGACCGGCACTCGGTCCTGCGCACCATCCGGCGAGCGGTGAAGATCGCGCTCACCCCGCCCCGCGGGCCGGTGTTCGTGGCGCTGCCCATGGACGTGCTGGACGAGCTCAACTCCGAGCCCGTCCTGCCCTCCACGGAGGTGCTCACCGACGTGTCGCCCTCGCCGGCCTCGGTGGGGCGGGCGGCCGAGCTGCTCGCCTCCGCCGAGCGGCCGGTCGTCCTGGTCGGGGACGGGGTCGCGCTCTCCGGGGCGCAGAACGAGCTCGTCGCCGTCGCCGAGCTGCTGGGCGCCGACGTGTACGAGGTCGACTCGTCCGAGGTGAACATCGCGGCCTCGCACCCGCTGCGGCGGGGCCAGACCGGGCACATGTTCGGCCCGCACAGCAAGGAGCTCGTCGGGGACGCCGACGGGGTGCTGATCGTCGGCACCTATGTCTTCCCGGAGGTCTTCCCCGAACTGGAGAGCCCCTTCCGGGCGGGTGCCAAGGTCGTCCACATCGACCTCAACGCCTACGAGATCGCCAAGAACCACCCGGTGGACCTGGGCCTGGCCGCGGATCCCAAGCAGGCGCTGCGCGCGCTGGCCGGCGTACTGGAGCGGATCCTCGGCCCGCAGCGGCGGGCCGCGGCGGCCGCGCGCCTCGACGTACGGACCCGCGAGCGGGTCCGCGAGGTGCGGGAGGCGCGGTCGGCCACGGACGACGGCACGCCGATGGCCGTCTTCCTGAAGACCCTGGCCGAGCGCACCGGCGGGGACCTGATCGTCTTTGACGAGGCGCTGACCACCTCGCCGCTGGTCACCCGGTACCTGCCGGCGGAGCGCCCCGGCGACTACCACCTCACCCGGGGCGGCTCGCTCGGGGTGGGCTTCCCGGGCGCGGTCGGGGCCAAGCTGGCCCGGCCGGAGCGGCTGGTGGTCGGCTTCGCGGGAGACGGCGGGTCCATGTACACGTACCAGGCGCTGTGGACGGCGGCCCGGCACGGCATCGACGCCAAGTTCGTGGTGTGCAACAACCGCAAGTACCGGCTGCTGGACGACAACATCGCCCAGTACTGGCGGGAGCGGGACATCCCGGAGCACGGCTTCCCGGGCTCCTTCGACCTCTCCCACCCCGAGATCGACTTCGCCGGACTGGCCCGGTCGCTCGGCGCCGGCGGGATGCGTGTGGAGAAGCCCGACGAGGCGGTCGCCGCCGTGGGCCGGATGCTGTCCCACCCCGGACCGTTCCTCGTGGACGTCCAGATCTGA
- a CDS encoding nuclear transport factor 2 family protein, whose product MPAERQLTEDAIRSFAENWYVALDQHVGLDDVLALITEDLEFKVPEDTFLGHEGFGRWYAAVTHRFFDEVHTVTKVEPVIEGDRAVVRVLVNWQAKIWDPPAARSQWLGFDADQTWTVVAGPDGPLIKQYTVNDLAPMPGSGSL is encoded by the coding sequence ATGCCCGCCGAGCGGCAGCTGACCGAGGACGCGATCCGCAGTTTCGCCGAGAACTGGTACGTGGCGCTGGACCAGCACGTGGGTCTGGACGACGTGCTCGCCCTGATCACCGAGGACCTCGAGTTCAAGGTCCCCGAGGACACCTTCCTCGGACACGAGGGGTTCGGCCGCTGGTACGCGGCCGTCACCCACCGCTTCTTCGACGAGGTGCACACCGTCACGAAGGTGGAGCCCGTCATCGAGGGCGACCGGGCGGTCGTCCGGGTCCTCGTCAACTGGCAGGCCAAGATCTGGGACCCGCCGGCCGCCCGCAGCCAGTGGCTCGGCTTCGACGCCGACCAGACCTGGACGGTCGTGGCCGGTCCGGACGGACCGCTGATCAAGCAGTACACCGTCAACGACCTGGCGCCGATGCCCGGTTCCGGCTCGCTCTGA
- a CDS encoding nuclear transport factor 2 family protein, with translation MTEVTRERVEAAYAALGSGDRARILEYYSEDLRWLVPGSHPLAGWYESLDAFLELMGQTHKLTGGTFRMDIQAVLVGEDCSADVCRNVALRDGADETSTSPYERMDYPVFHFMRWRGGRIVEGRDGLFGDSATAFSQFWAPFAPDGTRRDR, from the coding sequence ATGACCGAAGTGACACGCGAGCGGGTCGAGGCGGCCTACGCCGCCCTCGGCTCCGGCGACCGGGCGCGCATCCTGGAGTACTACTCCGAGGACCTGCGCTGGCTGGTGCCGGGCAGCCACCCGCTGGCCGGCTGGTACGAGAGCCTGGACGCCTTCCTGGAGCTGATGGGGCAGACCCACAAGCTCACGGGCGGCACCTTCCGGATGGACATCCAGGCGGTCCTCGTCGGCGAGGACTGCAGCGCCGACGTGTGCCGCAACGTGGCCCTGCGGGACGGCGCGGACGAGACGAGCACGTCCCCGTACGAGCGGATGGACTACCCGGTCTTCCACTTCATGCGGTGGCGCGGCGGCCGGATCGTCGAAGGCCGCGACGGGCTCTTCGGGGACTCGGCGACCGCCTTCAGCCAGTTCTGGGCGCCGTTCGCGCCGGACGGAACCCGCAGGGACCGATAG
- a CDS encoding nuclear transport factor 2 family protein — MDRHESHTEILRKYYEYANAGDWDRWCDLFADDQVMDEQLAGHIEGLDVLRSMMKGMGTMYRVFRNEPVHFLVDGEKAAAVSHLTAVSASGEAIEAEVMNFFRIVDGKIAYMANYHDTVPFQVLSQD, encoded by the coding sequence ATGGACCGACACGAGAGCCACACCGAAATCCTTCGGAAGTACTACGAGTACGCCAACGCCGGGGACTGGGACCGCTGGTGCGACCTGTTCGCCGACGACCAGGTGATGGACGAGCAGCTCGCCGGCCACATCGAGGGCCTGGACGTGCTGCGCTCGATGATGAAGGGCATGGGCACGATGTACCGGGTCTTCCGGAACGAGCCCGTGCACTTCCTCGTCGACGGCGAGAAGGCCGCGGCCGTCTCGCACCTGACCGCGGTCAGCGCCTCGGGCGAGGCCATCGAGGCCGAGGTCATGAACTTCTTCCGGATCGTGGACGGAAAGATCGCCTACATGGCGAACTACCACGACACGGTTCCCTTCCAGGTGCTGAGCCAGGACTGA